One region of Pogona vitticeps strain Pit_001003342236 chromosome 1, PviZW2.1, whole genome shotgun sequence genomic DNA includes:
- the FCF1 gene encoding rRNA-processing protein FCF1 homolog isoform X1, with amino-acid sequence MGKQKKARKYATMKRTISLRDQRIKEEDRAKAKKKKKEDPSAIKEREVPKYPSCLFFQYNTQLGPPYYILVDTNFINFSIKAKLDLVQSMMDCLYAKCIPCITDCVMAEIEKLGQKYRVALRIAKDPRFERLPCTHKGTYADDCLVQRVTQHKCYIVATVDRDLKRRIRKIPGVPIMYISNHRYNIERMPDDYGAPRL; translated from the exons ATG GGGAAGcagaaaaaagcaaggaaatatgCTACTATGAAACGCACCATCAGTCTTCGTGACCAGCGCAT CAAAGAGGAAGACCGagcaaaagccaaaaagaaaaagaaagaagatccCAGTGCGATCAAAGAGAGGGAAGT cccaAAGTACCcatcctgtttgttcttccaatATAACACACAGTTAGGGCCTCCCTACTACATCCTGGTTGATACCAACTTCATTAACTTTTCCATTAAAGCCAAATTGGATTTGGTGCAGTCAATGATGGATTGCCTCTATGCAAAGT GTATTCCATGTATCACAGATTGTGTAATGGCTGAAATTGAGAAACTGGGACAGAAGTATCGTGTGGCCTTGAG GATAGCAAAAGACCCACGATTTGAACGCTTGCCCTGTACTCACAAAGGAACATATGCAGATGACTGCCTGGTACAGAGAGTCACTCAG CATAAATGTTATATAGTAGCTACTGTAGACAGAGACCTTAAGCGGAGAATACGGAAGATTCCAGGAGTACCCATAATGTATATATCTAATCACAG GTATAATATTGAGCGAATGCCAGATGACTATGGAGCTCCTCGACTTTAA
- the FCF1 gene encoding rRNA-processing protein FCF1 homolog isoform X2, whose translation MKRTISLRDQRIKEEDRAKAKKKKKEDPSAIKEREVPKYPSCLFFQYNTQLGPPYYILVDTNFINFSIKAKLDLVQSMMDCLYAKCIPCITDCVMAEIEKLGQKYRVALRIAKDPRFERLPCTHKGTYADDCLVQRVTQHKCYIVATVDRDLKRRIRKIPGVPIMYISNHRYNIERMPDDYGAPRL comes from the exons ATGAAACGCACCATCAGTCTTCGTGACCAGCGCAT CAAAGAGGAAGACCGagcaaaagccaaaaagaaaaagaaagaagatccCAGTGCGATCAAAGAGAGGGAAGT cccaAAGTACCcatcctgtttgttcttccaatATAACACACAGTTAGGGCCTCCCTACTACATCCTGGTTGATACCAACTTCATTAACTTTTCCATTAAAGCCAAATTGGATTTGGTGCAGTCAATGATGGATTGCCTCTATGCAAAGT GTATTCCATGTATCACAGATTGTGTAATGGCTGAAATTGAGAAACTGGGACAGAAGTATCGTGTGGCCTTGAG GATAGCAAAAGACCCACGATTTGAACGCTTGCCCTGTACTCACAAAGGAACATATGCAGATGACTGCCTGGTACAGAGAGTCACTCAG CATAAATGTTATATAGTAGCTACTGTAGACAGAGACCTTAAGCGGAGAATACGGAAGATTCCAGGAGTACCCATAATGTATATATCTAATCACAG GTATAATATTGAGCGAATGCCAGATGACTATGGAGCTCCTCGACTTTAA